The following DNA comes from Curtobacterium sp. 9128.
TCACCGGTCGGCCGGACGCGTACCTCGACACCGAGTTGTCGTGGTGGGTCGGGTTCGTGGGACGCCAGCACTTCGCGCCGCTGACCCCGTGGTTCGTGATGGCGGGGCGGTGGCTCGGGCCGATCGGCATCGTGCTCGTCGTGCTCGTCCTCGTGGGCGCGCTCTGGTTCTTCCGGCGACGCGACGTGCGCGCGCTCGGGCCGGAGGCGCTTGGGTTCACGGCCTCGTACGCGCTCTACCTCGTCGCGGTGTTCCTGCCCCAGCAGAGTCTGCCGCGGTTGCTCATGCCGATGGCGCCCCTGCTCGGGTCGGACGTGTTCGTCCGGACGCGGCGGCGGGCGCTGACGTGGCTGGTCGTCGGCGTGTGCCTGCAGCCGGTCGCGATCGTGCTGCTCTGGTTCCTCGGGTACCCGTAGGGCTGGCGGCGGGCCGTGGTGCGGATCGCATTCGCACAACCGAAAGCACGCGGCACCACGGCGTCTCGTGGCGCGAGGTGACTTCGGTTGTGCGGATGGCCCATCCGCCGGACCGACCGAGCGCCCGAGCCGCCCGCCCGACCCGCCAGCTCAGGCGTCGAACGTGTGGAACCAGGCTGTGCCGCCGGGGTGCTGCACCGTGATCATCTCGTCGAGGTCGCGGTACGGGCCGTCCTGGTTGTGGCTCGCCGACTTGATGCGGATCGTGCCGTCCGGCTCCGTGAAGACCTCGGACACGATCGTCGTGTGGTCCGGGGAGTCGTTGTGGTTCCAGTCGAAGAACACGATGTCCCCGACCTTGACCTTGTCGCGCTCGTCGAGGGTCCGGCGCGTGAGCCCGAACGTCGCCGCGTTCGTCGACATCCACGGGTCCATCGCCGGGCAGTACGTCCACGTCGCGGAGTGCGAAGCGCCTGCGGAGCGGCTGTACCAGTCGTCGCGCTGCTCCCAGCCACGGGCGATCAGCGTCTGGCTGACGTAGTTCGCGCAGTCGCCACCGATCGGGTTCATGGTGCCGTACTCGGCGAGGTTGTAGTCCTTCCAGTACCGCATCGCGTACTCGAGCTGCCGGTCCACCGCGGTCAGCGCGGCGTAGGCGAGCGACGTGGTGGCGAGCGCCTTCGAGGCCTCGGGCGCCGGCGACGCGGTCGGCGTGGGCGTCGCGGTCGACGAGTCCTGCGTGGCTCCGGACTGACCGTCGTTCGCGGCACTGCCGTTGCCGTCGGAGCTCTGGTTCGCCGACGCGACGGGCGTCAGTTCCGAGTCGAACAGCGCGACGTCCGCGGATCCGGCCGTGTACATCGCCTGGTGCGGCGCCGTGAAGGTCACCTTCGTCGCGGTGGCCTGCACGTCGCGGGCGACGATGCCGCCCACGGTGACACCGCGGACCGCAGCGAGACCGCTGCCGGTCACGGTCACCGTCACACCGCCGGCGAGGGGGACCTGCGCAGGCTCGAGCGCGGTCGCGGCGGGCGTGGCGGCCGGAGCACCGGACGCCGACGGGGACGACGACGGACGGGCCCCGTCGTCGGACGACTTCGAGCACGCGGCGACGGCGAACCCGACTCCGGCGACACCGGCGAGGGACAGGAGCGAGCGGCGCGTGAACGAGGAAGCCATGACGGGACCAGGCTACGTGATCCCGTCCGGGAACCGGCGGGAATCAGCGACCGGTGATGTTCACCAGCCAGCTCACCCCGAACCGGTCGGTGAGCATCCCGAACTCGTCACCCCACGGCGCCTTGGTCAACGGTTCGATCACGGTGCCGCCCTCGGAGAGCCCGGTGAAGAAACGGCGCATGTCCTCGGCGTCGTCGCCGGACAGGGACACCGAGATGCTGCTGCCCGACGTGTACTCCATGCTGTTCGGGGTGTCGGCGCCCATGATCAGGTACCCGTTCGGCGTCTCGAGCTGGCCGTGCATGATCTTGTCCGCCTCGGCAGGGTCCTCGGAGGCGTGCATCTCCCCGAACGTGCTGAGCGTCAGCTCACCACCGAACACCGAGTGGTAGAACTCCATCGCGGCCCTGGCGGTGTCGCGGAAGCCGAGGTACGGGTTCAGTCGCGAGGTCATGATGGACTCCTTCGTCCGCCCGCGGCGGGCGTCGCGGCGCGCACGGTCATCGTGGCACCGGCCACACGGCCCCGCAACGATGGTTCCGTCCCGGCACCATCCACGCCAGACTGATGCCATGCCCGAGAGCCACGACTTCTTCGCGTCCACCTCCCCCGACCAGGTCCGCGCGACGGTGCGCGAAGCGTTGGCGTCCGAGGGCTACACCGTCGAGGACGGCGAGCAGGGGTCGCTCCGCGCCAGCCGCGGCAAGCTCGGGCTGACGCTGCTCATCGGCGGACTCGCGAACGACCGGACGTTCCACACGACGCTCGCGGTGCAGATCATGGTGACGCAGGATGGGCAGACCGTCGCGCGCCTGCTGCGCGGCTCGGGCAAGTCGGCGCTGAAGGGCGGCGCGATCGGTGTCTCGCGCGGCAACCGGGCGTTCGAGCAGGCAGCGAACGCGATCCACGGACGGCTCGCCGCCACGGGCGCGCTGACGGCCAGCGTCCCGAGCTGAGTCATGTCCTCGACGTGACCCAGGTGACGGACGGGAGGCTCGTGGCGGTGTCGCCACGAGCCTCCCGTCCGTCACGATCCAGTCTCGAGCCGATCTCGATTCCGCAACCACGTCCCGCCGCCCGCCCGCGATCCGTCAGGATCGGCACATGGGGAACCTCCGATCCGTCCGCCCGTCCGTCCTCGGTGCAGCGCTGCTGGCGTGCGCAGCGCTCGCCCTCGCCGGGTGCTCGTCCGCCGACACCGCCGGCGCCGTCCGCACGCCCTCGTCCACGCCCGCGACGCCGACCGCAGCCGCCGAGCCGGACCCCGTCGTCATGGACGAGGACCAGAGCGCCCCGGCCGTCTGCGGCCAGCTCAGCGCACTCTCGACGGTGACGCTCAACGCACGGGTCGGGCTCCAGCAGGGCGACGTGACCCAAGCCGAGCTCGAGGCCCTGCTCGCAGCCGCACGGTTCGGCTACGAGCACCTGTCGAGCACGGACACGCGCCTGTCGAACGCCATCGCGTACACGCAGCGGTACCTCGAGGAACACCCGGCCCCGGCGTCCGGACCGGCGCTCGACGACTCCCCGGAATGGGACCTCGCGATGCGGTCGCTCAACACCGCGTGCCAGGAGTCCGGGTCCTCGGTCGTGTCGACCGCACAGTACGGCGGCTGACCCCCGACGACACAGCAGGCCCGGACCGTGTGGTCCGGGCCTGCTGTGTTGCGGTGCCTTGCTGTCGTGCCGTGTCTTGCTGTCGTGCCTTGGTGGAGCTAAGGGGATTCGAACCCCTGACCTTCTCATTGCGAACGAGACGCGCTACCAACTGCGCCATAGCCCCAAGTGCTCGACCACACTAGCACCCGCCAGGCCCGCACCGAAATCGATCGGAGCCGGCCGGGCGTGCCGCGATCTCAGACCGCGCGGCGGCGACGCATGATCGCGTCGAGGTCGGCCTGCTGGTACGCGTCGTCGCCGATGACACCCATACCGGCCCACTTGCTGGGCTGCTCCGGCGCGGCCTGCGGAGCCGGCGCTGACCGCTCCGGCTGCGGCGCCGTCGGTGCGGCCCGCAGCCCGAGCCGCTCGGCGAGCCGACCCTGGTCGTGCGCCGACAACGAGGCGACCGCTTCCTCGACGTCCGGGCGCATCCGCGACACCGTCGCGAGCGACGGGTCGGCGTCCCCGGCCCGGATCGCCGCGGCCTCGGCGTCCGCTTCGGCCTTGGCTTCGGCGACGCGCTCCTTGAGCCGCGCGGCGAGCTCCGCCGACGACTCCGGGGACGCCACGGGGGCGGCCGGCCGCTCCACGTAGAGCGGCTTCGGCACACGGCCGGGCGTCCAGGTCCGCTCCGTCGCCGGCGCCTCGGTCGGCTGTTCGCTCGTGAGCGGCGGGGCAGGGTCGGTCCAGGCCGTCGCCGGACGGGAGGCACGGGTCGCGCTGGCAGGAGCCGCTGCGGCCCGCGCCTTCCGCGCCTGGGCCACCTGGTGCAGCTGGGCGAGGACGGCTGCGGACCCGCCCGCGGCGACGATCCCGGCGACGGCGACGAGCCACGCGCCGGGTGCGGCGACGAGCACCACGAGCGCGACGACGAGGCCGAGCACGCCGAGGCCCGTCGCGCCGAGCCGCGAACGACGCATGCGCATCGCGGTCAGCGCGGGGACCGCCGAGGCCCGCTCGAGCGCCGGAGCCTGCTCCGCGAGTCGTCGGGTGATCTCACGCTGCCGTGCGGCTTCGTGCGCGCGGACGATCGCCGAACGCTTCGCCTCTTCGGACTTCGCGACCTTCTGCGCCTCGGCGAGGGACTTCGCGTTCATCTCGATGCGGACCTCGTCCGGGAGCTCGGCCGTCTGCGCGAGGATCCGGAGGGTCTGCTGCAGCCGGATCGCGTTCCGCTCGGTGGCGAGGTACTGGCGACGGGCTGCCCACGAGGGCATGAGGTAGACGAGCCACAGCACTGCGGCGACCAGCAGGACGATGCCGCCGCCCCATGACCCGATTCCCATGGGGAGAGGCTAGGGGCGGGGATACTTCGCACTCGTGATTGCGTCGCGTGTGTTGCGCGTGTCGTCGGGAGATTCGGGGTCCCGGGGCGGTTCAGGCGCGCGGGCCGGTGATGATCGGCATGGCGGCCTCGTCGCGCGCGGCGAGGGGGACGCTGCCCACGCCCGGGGGCACCTGTCCGCGGACCCAGCGCTCGAGGATGCCCTCGCGCACCTCTTCCGCGACGAGCGCGAAGCAGAAGTGGTCGCGCCAGTCCCCGTTGATGTGGATGTACCGCCGGCGGAGTCCCTCGTACCGGAACCCGAGCTTCTCGACGACCCGGAGCGACGGCGCGTTCTCGGGTCGGATGCAGATCTCGATGCGGTGGATGCCGACGGTGCGGAAGCAGTGGTCGGCGGCGAGTGCCACGGCGATCGGTGTGACGTTGTGGCCGGCGGCGTTCTCGACGACCCAGTAGCCGATTGAGGCGCTGGCGAGCGATCCGTACGTCACGCCGGAGACGTTGAGCTGGCCGACGAAGCGACCGTCGAGCTCCATGGCGAACGGCAGTCCGAGTCCCGCGCGGGCATTGGCCTGGAGCGCGCGGATCGAGCCGCGGACGTCGGTGGACACGTGGCCGGACGGGTTCGTCGCCTCCCAGGTGCGGAGCCAGGAGCGGTTCGTCGCGAGCGCTGCGTCGAGGTCGCGGGTGTCACGGAGCCGGAGGGGACGGATGGTGACCCGCCCGTGGGACAGGGTCGGGATCGTCGTCATCGCTCAGGTTCCTCCGGTGCCCCGGGGAAGCTCCGGAGCGGGGTGTCCCGCACGGGTCCGGCGGTACCGGACCCGTGCGGGATGGGTCGACTCATTCGCCCGCGTTGAACTCCTTCAGCCACGACTTGAGGTCGGGGCCGAGGTCATCGCGGTCCGAGGCGAGCTGCACGATCGCCTTGATGTAGTCGAGTTTGTCACCCGTGTCGTACCGGCGTCCACGGAACACGACGCCGTACACGCCGCCGGTCCACTCCTCCGCGCTCGCCATCTTCATGAGCGCGTCGGTCAGCTGGATCTCGCCGCCCTTGCCCGGTTCCTGCTTCTCGAGGACGTCGAAGACCTCGGGACGGATGACGTAGCGGCCGATGATGGCCAGGTTCGAGGGCGCCTCGCCCTGCGCCGGCTTCTCGACGAGGCCGGTGATCTTCACGACGTCGTCGGTGTCGGTCTCCTCGACCGTGGCGATGCCGTAGAGGTGGGTCTGCGACTCGGGGACCTCGAGGAGGGCCACGACGGTCGCGTTCTTCTCGCCCTGGACCTCGATCATGCGCTGGAGCAGCGGGTCGCGGGCGTCGATGATGTCGTCGCCGAGGAGCACGGCGAACGGCTCGCGGCCGACGTGCATCTTGGCGCGGAGCACCGCGTGGCCGAGGCCGAGCGGGTCGCCCTGTCGGACGTAGTGCATGTCGGCGAGGTCCGTGGACTGGTTCACCTTCTGCAGCTTCTCGTGGTCACCCTTCTTCTTGAGGGTCTCCTCGAGCTCCGACACGTGGTCGAAGTGGTTCTCGAGTGCGTTCTTGTTGCGCCCGGTGATCATCAGCACGTCGGTGAGTCCTGCGCCGACTGCCTCTTCCACCACGTACTGGATGGCTGGCTTGTCGACGACGGGGAGCATCTCCTTCGGCATCGCCTTGGTCGCGGGGAGGAAGCGGGTGCCCAGCCCTGCCGCTGGGATCACCGCCTTGGAAATCTGGAAGCCCATGCCAATGACCGTATCGGATGCCCCCATTACGGGGACGTAAACGAAGAGAGGACACGGGATGAGGACACGATCAGTCGGAAAGCCGCATCGACGCGATCGTTAGACTCCCT
Coding sequences within:
- a CDS encoding amidase domain-containing protein, which gives rise to MASSFTRRSLLSLAGVAGVGFAVAACSKSSDDGARPSSSPSASGAPAATPAATALEPAQVPLAGGVTVTVTGSGLAAVRGVTVGGIVARDVQATATKVTFTAPHQAMYTAGSADVALFDSELTPVASANQSSDGNGSAANDGQSGATQDSSTATPTPTASPAPEASKALATTSLAYAALTAVDRQLEYAMRYWKDYNLAEYGTMNPIGGDCANYVSQTLIARGWEQRDDWYSRSAGASHSATWTYCPAMDPWMSTNAATFGLTRRTLDERDKVKVGDIVFFDWNHNDSPDHTTIVSEVFTEPDGTIRIKSASHNQDGPYRDLDEMITVQHPGGTAWFHTFDA
- a CDS encoding VOC family protein, with amino-acid sequence MTSRLNPYLGFRDTARAAMEFYHSVFGGELTLSTFGEMHASEDPAEADKIMHGQLETPNGYLIMGADTPNSMEYTSGSSISVSLSGDDAEDMRRFFTGLSEGGTVIEPLTKAPWGDEFGMLTDRFGVSWLVNITGR
- a CDS encoding GNAT family protein, producing the protein MTTIPTLSHGRVTIRPLRLRDTRDLDAALATNRSWLRTWEATNPSGHVSTDVRGSIRALQANARAGLGLPFAMELDGRFVGQLNVSGVTYGSLASASIGYWVVENAAGHNVTPIAVALAADHCFRTVGIHRIEICIRPENAPSLRVVEKLGFRYEGLRRRYIHINGDWRDHFCFALVAEEVREGILERWVRGQVPPGVGSVPLAARDEAAMPIITGPRA
- the galU gene encoding UTP--glucose-1-phosphate uridylyltransferase GalU, yielding MGFQISKAVIPAAGLGTRFLPATKAMPKEMLPVVDKPAIQYVVEEAVGAGLTDVLMITGRNKNALENHFDHVSELEETLKKKGDHEKLQKVNQSTDLADMHYVRQGDPLGLGHAVLRAKMHVGREPFAVLLGDDIIDARDPLLQRMIEVQGEKNATVVALLEVPESQTHLYGIATVEETDTDDVVKITGLVEKPAQGEAPSNLAIIGRYVIRPEVFDVLEKQEPGKGGEIQLTDALMKMASAEEWTGGVYGVVFRGRRYDTGDKLDYIKAIVQLASDRDDLGPDLKSWLKEFNAGE